From a single Vitis vinifera cultivar Pinot Noir 40024 chromosome 18, ASM3070453v1 genomic region:
- the LOC100232939 gene encoding flavonol synthase/flavanone 3-hydroxylase, giving the protein MDMERVQAIAFSFMTEGRIPPEFIRSEKEQPAITTLHGYDPQIPTIDFSDPDEDSLTRLIAEASRDWGMFQIVNHGIPTHVINNLQKVGEDFFALPQVEKELYAKPPDSKSIEGYGTRLQKEEEGKRAWVDHLFHKIWPPSAINYQFWPKNPPSYRDANEVYAKCLRGVADKLFSRLSVGLGLGEKELRESVGGDELTYLLKINYYPPCPRPDLALGVVAHTDMSAITILVPNHVQGLQLFRDDHWFDVKYIPNALVIHIGDQLEILSNGKYKSVLHRTTVKKDMTRMSWPVFLEPPPELAIGPLPKLTSEDNPPKYKKKRYCDYVYCKLNKIPQ; this is encoded by the exons ATGGACATGGAGAGGGTGCAAGCCATTGCCTTTTCCTTCATGACGGAGGGGCGCATCCCACCAGAGTTCATTAGATCTGAGAAGGAACAACCTGCCATCACAACCCTTCATGGGTATGACCCTCAAATCCCCACCATTGATTTCAGCGACCCAGATGAGGACAGCCTCACACGTCTCATTGCCGAGGCTAGCAGGGATTGGGGGATGTTCCAGATCGTGAACCATGGCATTCCCACTCACGTTATCAACAATTTGCAGAAAGTTGGTGAGGACTTCTTTGCCCTCCCGCAAGTGGAAAAGGAACTTTACGCCAAGCCTCCCGATTCCAAGTCTATTGAAGGCTACGGAACAAGGCTAcaaaaagaagaggaaggaaAAAGAGCTTGGGTTGATCACCTCTTCCATAAGATCTGGCCTCCTTCCGCTATTAACTACCAGTTCTGGCCCAAAAATCCTCCTTCTTACAG GGATGCGAATGAGGTGTATGCCAAGTGCCTGCGAGGAGTGGCAGACAAACTGTTTAGTCGATTGTCGGTAGGGTTAGGGCTGGGAGAGAAGGAGCTTAGGGAGAGTGTAGGTGGAGATGAATTGACGTACCTTTTGAAGATTAATTATTACCCACCATGTCCTCGCCCGGATCTGGCTCTTGGCGTGGTTGCCCATACTGATATGTCAGCCATAACCATCCTTGTTCCGAATCATGTTCAGGGGCTTCAACTCTTTAGAGATGACCATTGGTTTGATGTCAAGTATATCCCTAATGCCCTTGTCATCCACATCGGCGATCAGTTGGAG ATTTTGAGCAATGGCAAGTACAAGAGTGTGCTCCACAGAACAACTGTAAAAAAGGATATGACCAGAATGTCATGGCCGGTGTTCTTGGAGCCGCCGCCTGAGCTGGCTATAGGTCCTCTTCCAAAGCTCACCAGCGAAGACAATCCACCAAAATATAAGAAGAAGAGGTATTGTGATTATGTATATTGTAAGCTTAACAAGATTCCCCAGTAA
- the LOC100250629 gene encoding uncharacterized protein LOC100250629 → MAYVERGVVKSNRSIWRLRTITDFFWAIVNFIGVFFVTMFSMEKSDAYRKSSGSGKKWDGGGPGGPGRGPYGGGPRGPPRGLDNVRGIDHSALPACGSCCGG, encoded by the exons ATGGCTTACGTCGAGCGAG GTGTTGTGAAGTCCAACCGATCAATATGGCGACTAAGAACAATCACTGATTTTTTTTGGGCTATTGTGAATTTCATTGGCGTGTTTTTTGTGACAATGTTCTcg ATGGAAAAATCAGATGCTTACAGGAAAAGCTCGGGTTCTGGAAAGAAATGGGATGGTGGTGGCCCGGGAGGTCCTGGAAGGGGTCCATATGGTGGTGGTCCGCGTGGTCCACCCCGTGGATTAGACAATGTTCGAGGGATTGACCACA GTGCTCTACCCGCCTGTGGTTCTTGCTGTGGAGGCTGA
- the FLS1 gene encoding flavonol synthase/flavanone 3-hydroxylase: MELKTVQAIAFSSMSAGIIPPEFIRSEKEQPAITTFHGYIPQVPTIDLSDPDEEKLTRLIVEASSEWGMFQIVNHGIPSDVISNLQKVGKEFFELPQEEKELYAKSPDSKSIQGYGSKLQKEVEGKKAWVDHLFHNIWPPPAIDYQFWPKKPPTYRAANEEYAKWLQGVADKLFGRLSLGLGLGEGTLKESVGGDELLYLLKINYYPPCPRPDLALGVVAHTDMSAITILIPNEVQGLQVFRDDHWFDVKYISNALVIHVGDQLEILSNGKYKAVLHRTTVNKEKTRMSWPVFLEPPSDQVVGPLPQLVNEENPARYKTKKYSDYVYCKLNKIPQ, encoded by the exons ATGGAATTAAAGACAGTCCAAGCCATTGCCTTTTCGTCCATGTCCGCGGGCATCATCCCTCCCGAGTTCATAAGGTCTGAGAAAGAGCAGCCTGCTATCACAACCTTTCATGGGTATATCCCGCAAGTCCCCACCATTGATCTCAGTGACCCAGATGAGGAGAAGCTCACGCGTTTGATTGTCGAGGCCAGCAGCGAGTGGGGGATGTTCCAGATTGTGAACCATGGCATTCCCAGTGACGTTATCAGCAACTTGCAGAAAGTTGGCAAGGAGTTCTTTGAGCTCCCACAAGAGGAGAAGGAACTTTATGCTAAGTCTCCTGACTCCAAGTCTATTCAAGGCTATGGAAGCAAGCTTCAAAAAGAAGTGGAGGGCAAGAAAGCTTGGGTCGATCACCTCTTCCATAACATCTGGCCTCCTCCTGCCATTGACTATCAGTTCTGGCCTAAAAAACCACCTACTTACAG AGCTGCGAACGAGGAGTATGCAAAGTGGCTGCAAGGGGTGGCAGACAAGCTGTTTGGTCGTCTGTCACTGGGGTTAGGTCTGGGAGAGGGTACGTTGAAGGAAAGCGTCGGTGGGGATGAATTGTTGTATcttctgaaaataaattattacccACCATGTCCTCGTCCAGACCTGGCTCTTGGGGTGGTTGCCCATACTGATATGTCCGCCATTACCATTCTTATCCCAAATGAAGTTCAGGGCTTGCAGGTTTTTAGAGACGATCATTGGTTTGATGTCAAGTACATCTCCAACGCTCTTGTCATTCATGTCGGTGACCAGTTGGag ATCTTGAGCAACGGAAAATACAAGGCGGTGCTTCACAGGACGACCGTGAACAAGGAGAAGACGAGGATGTCATGGCCGGTGTTCTTGGAGCCACCGTCTGATCAGGTGGTAGGGCCTCTTCCTCAGCTTGTCAACGAAGAGAATCCTGCTAGGTACAAGACCAAGAAATACAGTGATTATGTGTACTGTAAGCTGAACAAGATTCCACAGTAG